TATCTTTTCTCAGTTCATCAAAATATAGATTAATCGACTCTTTTACGGTTTCGACTCTTCCTTCTTCAAAAAGCTCCAGTATAGTTTTAAGCGCTTCAGATGTTCTTATTTTTTCGGGAAATAGAGTTTCACTTCTCCAAGCACTTTCCGTTAATACAAAAAGTTCTTGAGAAGCATCCATCTCTAACTTAGCAGATCGAATTTTATGCATTTTTTCTGCATTGTCCTCTTCCATAAGACGTTTTCTATGACTAGCATATTTTTCATAGTACTCTTTTTCAGCTAATTGTCTTTTGTAATCATAGTGTTTGTTAGCTTCTTCCATGTTTGTTTTACGTTTTTGAGTATAACTAAATGGATTCCATTTGTTTAAAGCTTTTGGTTTATCACCAACTTGTTCTAGGATGTATTTATCTTTATTCGTTTCATCAAACATTTTCAAATTTTTCGGAATATAATGTTCAGCATCTACTAGACTCCTTTTGGCAGAATCCATCCTCTCTAGTGCTACCTCATAGTTTTGTATGATTACAAGCATTCTTCTGATTTGATTGATAACTTTAGACGGCTCCATAATTGATCTCCTTTACAAATATCACAGATCCTTTTAGATCTATTTACTACTATTATATATCAAATTTATGACAAATGATGTCATAGTATAAATGTTAATGTAAATATATAAATATACTCATTTCCATTTCCAGGAATGCAAAAATAAATCTTCACTGAAGGGTTAATAGACTTTACTTGGATCTTGCTCAAAACACAATATCCTAGGGTAAAGCAATCTTGGGGTCACCTCATACTTTAAAGAGGTTTGGGAATCCCTAATTTATATATGTTACAATCTCACTATTTCGAATGCTAATTCTACAAAATGTCTATTCTTTTGTTAAGAATCTATAATTGTCTTCATAAGATTCTTTTTTGAAAACCTTGAACTTTTCATTTTTTAATAAATATAATGACGTCCAAACTGTTGGATAGTAATTCAAATATTCCACCATACACCTTTCAGTGGAGTAAAAGAGTATAATAAACAAATACATACAGAAAATAATTGTGCAAAATCTCAATTAAAATGAGCATTGTTTATAGTTATTGCTCAAATTGAGAGAAATTGATTCTCCGTTGTACGAGCACAAGATTACTTTCTCAGCAGTGATAAACACCTTTAGACATTTAATTTTGAAAGTAAACAAAATATTGCCTTTTCCAACTTTCTTACACAACATATATCAAATCTGGAAACAATAGTCTATAATTATCATTAAGAAAACAATTTAAAGATTGGAGATTATTATGGATAGTTTCAAAAAATGTGACTTACACATGCATTCTAGTTCCTGCTACAGTAGAGGCTATGACAAAACCAGTTTTATCAATAAATTGAAGAATGAACCACTTTTAGATGTTATTTCAATCACAGATCATAATGTAGTAGATGTATCGTTGTATAAAGAACTTAAGAAAGAAATCCCAGAGTTATATTTGATAGGTGGCGTAGAACTTAATATAGCAATAGATGAAGAAATAGTTAACAAACATAGTTTGTATGTACAGAATAATTATTTTCATGGAATAGTTTGGTTTTCATATGCAGATATAGATATATTTTGGGTTCAACTAAAAAAACTTCTAGAATCTAAAAATATTGAAGTTGATGAAGCAGATATAAAAACAACCTCAAAGAGGACTGAAGGGATTTACTTCGAACTGAGTTCCATTCAAAATATATTCAAGAATATTGACTATTACTTGGTTTTTCATGAATGTAAAAGTGATAGAAATTTATCAGATTATTTACCTAATACAAAAGATGGGGAAGCCTATGATCCAAACATAAAATATAAACATAATTTATTTTACTATAATAATAAGTATGCTATTGAAGGTGGGAAGAAAACAAGAGTGATTAGCAATTATTTTGAAAATCAATTAAATACACTTTTGGCGAGATTTTTCTTTTCTGATGCTATAGAATTGAAAGATATCGGAACTAAATTCTCTTGGATTAATTTTGATGGCGAATTTGAATCACTTGTTCTTCCTTTATCAGATCCCGAAAGTAGAATTTTCACTTCTTATGATAAGAGTGTTAATCCTCAGTCAAATCGAGAGAATTATTTAGAGGAAATCAAAATTACCATGAAAAATTCTAAAGACAAAACATCAAAGGAAACTATTCTGACATTTTCCCCATCACTTAACGGGATTATTGGATCAAGAGGATCGGGGAAATCACTATTAGGTAGTGTCCTTGGCAACAAAAATGTGGATAATTACAATAACTATGTAGATCATTCTTCAACATTATATAAAGTAAAAGGAAAAAAATATCAGAATAACTCCCCTAAATCTAAGTACTTGTCTCAAAATAGTTTATTGAATATATATAACGATGGAGACGTTAAGGAAATCGATTTCATTAAAGAATTGTGCAGCCAAATGGAGGATGATATCTCTAAACAAACTGCTAGTTTTATTGCTAAATCTAAGAAAATGCTTTTAAAAGAAAAAAATCTAATAGATACTATGGACATTAGCAAAATATTTAATTTGGATGATATTTCCTTTCTAGAGAAAAGTGTAAATGATGAATTTATGATACCCACACTAAAAAGAGATGATTTCGAAGACAACAAAGAACGAATACGCAAATTTTCTGAGAATAATGTAACACTTATCTCAAATCTTATGAGCACTTTGATAAATGTGAAAAAAATAGAACATCCGAAAATTAAATACGTAGAAATGAATGAATTTGATGATATTGTTGATGATTTTAAGGCAACGTTCGCTGATATGGCAACACAGTTAATTGATTATGTCGAAGAAACCAACACAAAAATTAGTGAATTAAGTTTAGAGAACATTCATGTCAGAGAAAAACTAATTGAGGAGTTAATATCAAAAATAGAATTTGGGAATAAAAAAAGTGATTCAGAGGCTCAGGATTTTGTTACATCAAGAAGCAATGCTATAAATCAGTTAAATAAAATTACCAGTTTTAGGACATTTATTCAAGAATCATACGACTACATTGAAAATTTAACAGAGGAGTTGAAAAATGAGAAAAGTAGTGGTGAAATAACCGTAAACACAACTGATAAATTGATTATTTCAACTTCAATTGAAGATAGCAATAGTTATTGTGATACTATTTCAACTCAATTAAAAATCCAAAACAGCGAGAAATATAATGAATACATGGTAAAAATTCTGCTTTCATATAATGAAATTGATAAGCTCAGGGCACATTTTAATGGAAATAAATATAAACCAACTAGTCTTAAATCTTCTTCACAGTACTTGAATAAGTATTTTTCCAATGTCGAGCAAAGTATTAATTCGGTAAATGAATTTATTTTTAAATTGTACTTTAATGGAAAAGAGTTAAATAATTATTCTCCTGGGAAGAAATCTGAAATTTTACTAGATATATTCTTGGATAAAGCTATATTGAGCCAGGAATATTTATATATTATACTGGATCAACCTGAAGATAATATGGACACAAAAACAATTACTGATAAACTAATAAATAGAATAAGACAGTTAAAATTAGATATACAGCTCTTTGTGATAAGTCACTCAGCTGCAGTCATTATCAATGGTGATTCTGATAACCTTATATTTGCATCTGAAAATGATAATACTCTATCTTACAGTTCTGGAAGAATTATTGATGCATCAATGAAAAAGAGTATTGTAGATACATTAGATGGTGGAGAAAAAAATCTAAAAATGCGTTTAACTAAGTATGATTTCAAACTAAAGGAGACAGTTAATGATTAGAATAAATGAAGATGAAAAAGTAATTATTAGTTATGATAGTAAAGATTATTGCTTGAAAGATAAGGAACAATATAAACAATTCGTTATTAAGCTAACTGATCCAATTACAGATTTTCACAAAGATAACCTAGAAATAGACGAAAGTGTCCAAGACCCTAGATTAAAAAGTATTTGTGAAAAGTACAAGCAATTTTTTTCAGCTTATTTGGATGATAAAAATAATATTATTCAGAAAGCGAAATCCGAATTTTCCAAATTTAAGGAAGAGAATGAGCAAACAAAATAGATTTTTGAATAATTAATGATTTGATACAAAATTTTTGATCACCTAGAGAGCGGTGGTAAAAACATATTAGGCAAAATAACCCTGTTTGTTGATTTTGTACCACTCAATATCTGTCAGCATCAAGGTGAAATAATGGAACACAAAGCAGATAAACATACCAAAATAAAAGGTATTTGATTATTTTTGATTAATTGACAGATACATTTGTTACTAGAAATATTATAGTTCTCTACAAAACATTCTCAAAAATATCATGATTACAAAACTTGTTATATGATATAAAGTCATTCTTTAATGAGTTTTAAATAAATATTTTTACTTCACGGCAAAATTTTTTTTCGATTTGTACACTAAAATCCCAACCCTTGTGCTTAAGAGTTGGGACTTTATGCATAATAATCACTAGAAGTATTGATTGTTCAATATAGAATCTTCGTCTGGTCTTGAGATATCATCGAGTCGGTCTGAGAAGAAACAGTAAAGTAGAAATTCTGCTTCAAGTCGTGTGAGCCCAGTTTTGACTAATCGTCTGATGAGTTCTTCTTCTGGTGACTTATCAAAAAAATCGAGATTTGACAAATCCATACAGCACCTCCTTTTCTATAATAACAATTCGTTTAAAACCTAATCTTATTTTAGGAAGTGCAGTATCAGTTGTATTTACACCTTTATTTTATCATTAATTTGTTAGGGTGTTCAACTGATAAATTAACGCTTTACCGATTATCGATAAAGCGTTAGGTAGTCTTTGCGTACACATACGTGCAAGGAGTTTAATCTTCCAGCAAATTCTCCGTCTTTGTTCCACGAGTATTCTCGTTTGGATTCAAAGCGAATATCTTTTCCTTTTGTTTGAATAAACAGTTCGTTGTCATATTGCTTCATGACAAGCGATAACAATAGATTTCTGAAGTCCTTGTGTTTCTTGGGTTTTCGAATTAACATCAACTCAAATTCACCATCATTAAAGGATACTTCAGGAAGTTGAATCACGGTTCCTAATGAGTTTGAATTTGAAATACCACCAAATACAAACTGACCTTCATACACTTCATCATCACAGGTTACTTTCATATCATAGGTTCTAATCTTAAGAAAATAGAATGTGAATATCCCATACAACCAATATGCAATGTGTCCAAAGATATTCTTGAGTTGTTGTGGGGTTTTATAGGTAATATGCGTGAAATTACCAAAGGTCATTGAGTAAATAAATGAATGGTTATCATTATAGGCCCCAATATCAATTTTAAGCGGTTCTTGCGTGTTATTTGCAAGATTATGAAGACTGTCCTTAGTAATGCCTAAAGCAAGCGCAAATTCGTTTGTAGAGCCTTTTGGGTAAATGCACATCGATGCTTTGATGTCGTAATGAATCATAGCATCAATAGTTTGTGAGATGGTACCATCACCACCTGCAACTAAAATAACATCATATGTATCCCGATGATTCTTCAAATATTTCTCAACACTTTTCTCATTTTTTGTCTTTAATAAGTCATACGTCTTGTTTGCATCGTCAAGGGTACTTTGAATCAAATCAAGGTCACCACTGTTTTTACCTGATACTGGATTGAAAATGACGAGCAAGTTTTTATTAACCATGGGTTATTTCCTTAAGAAATTGTTTTCGTAGTAAATGGATTTTAGGGCAAGCTCAGCATCAAGTGTATCATATCCTAATGTCTCTAAAAGTGTCTTTTGGTTAGAGAATAAGTTTGTGCCCAATCCAAGTTTGTCGCCTTCAATTTCTGCACCTAGTGCAGCAAGTGTTGTTGGGAATAAATCGGTTGCCATAAAGTCACGATTAACAGTCGCGCGCTCATCTACCGCTGTGTTTATATTCATGAAGGTATTATAAAGTGTGTACTCACTATTTACGGATTGCATTAAGAAATTATTGTTCATGGTATTGTGATCACCAACAATGATGACTGTAGTGTTCTCATAGAAATCTTGTGCTTGAATCCAGTTAATAAACTCAATCACTTGAAGATCTGAACACTCATATGCATTCGCATAATCTGTATTGTAAGAAGCAGGACATGAGCCATCTGTATATCCGTCCGTATAGTGTGAATCTACGGTTAACATTGAAAAGTTAAACGGTTCATCGTTTGCGGAAATCTCTAGAAGTTGTTTCTTCGCAAACTCAAACAGCTTGCTGTCTTCCATACCCCAAAACACATGATAGTCCTCAGGGATAAAACCAATTTCTTTCAGATATTTCGTATCATATATTGTGTAGTTACCATGGGTTTCAAAGTAAGTCTGGCGACCACCAAAGTTTCCATCTGAGCCCATGAGGAAATAGTTTGAATACCCATTGTCTTCTAGGATTTCTCCAAGTGTTGTGATACCAGGTAAAAACACACCATTTTTACCATACTGATTATTTCCAATCGGAATTTGTAGAGGCACCCCTGACGTTTGTCCTACAAGGCTTGCGACAGTCCAAGAGAGTCCACGTGCTTGAACATGTCCCCCTAATGTTTCACTGTTAGAAAAGTTTAAATTATCAAGTGAGAGTTGTTCTAAGTTAGGAATTAAATTCACAGTGCTTCCATCGATATTAATGTCTGTAAAGTTGTTGTTCATTGATTCTAAAACAATATAGATTAAGTTTTGTTTCTCTTGTGGGAATGTAATCTCCACTGTATTTGGATCCACATAATACGTCTCATATAATGACCCTGGATTCATGCGTTCAATAACAAACCCTGATATATCCAATTTGCCATTGATGAATAATGCTAAAGAAAGAACAATACACACCCCACTAAAGACCGTGTTTTTAAAACTTCTTTGAAATGTTATGGTTGGATTGAATTGCTTTTTAAATAACCGAACATGAAACTCATAATTGTATTGACGAACAACACTAAATAAGTAAGCAACCACCACAAAAAACGAGAGATATGGAAGTGCAAAGATTAGAAAGTCAAACACGATATCGATGTTTGCACCATCCCCTTCGCTAAGCATAACAAAAAGAATCTGTTCAAAATCCATTTGCCCAAATTGATCTTGTAAGAACACCGGTGTTGCAAATAAACACGCTACAAGAATCCATAACCCTATTTTTATCCCTTTTGAAAACTTATGCATTTATACTTTCCTCGATACGTTTACATCAACTTCTAGATGTTTTTTTAGCAAGTGTTTCATATTTGGTATGATCCATGCCAATGGACATGCAAGCATGAGATACTTTAAAGTAAAGGATACATTAAAATGCGCAACTCTAAAGTAGTAGTAACGATACACTGCAAATAGATAGAAAATAATATATATCACTGCATTTATGAGAATGACATATAACACATACATTGTAACAATCTCAAATAAATCTTTTGACTTTGATCCCCCAATATTCTTATCGAAGCGGAGTGCTAATACCGCTGGAAAGAAATAACAGACAAATTGAATCATGGGTCCTCCTACATTACTTATTCATATAAACTTAATTTATGCTTATAAATTATACACAATTTTGATTTTATGTTCAAACTTTGTTAAAATTCACATTTTTCTATCACATTTTACCCGGGAAATGATATATTTCTATTCACACCGAGTATAAAATAAGTCATATTTTTTTAAACAACATAAAAAAGACACAGAGTATTTTACCTGTGTCTTTTTTAGCGTAAATTAGATTGCTTGATTCACAATCGTACTCACTCTTTCATAGAAAATTGGTTTCTTGTTTGCAAGTGCGTAAATATAATCAATCAATAAAGCAAAGCCTAAGAACAATAAGATGATCATCGCAGTCATAATTCCTTCAAGATTATCTGTAGTAATGTGGCGAATTGCGATAAGCTGTGCTGCACATCCATACATAATGAAGATAATGGATGCAATAAAGACATAGCGCACACACAATCTCCAAAACTTCAAATGATCTTCTTTAAGTGATGTCAGTCGAATCCGTACCAAACGTTTTCCAAGGGTGAACCCATTGGTGATCCATGGCATCCATGTAAAGTATAATACGCCAATCCCCATTGGAATCCCAAATAAGATTGGCCGTTGGATAAAGAGTTTGATGAGTTCTTTGGGTTGAGTCATATATTTCATAAACTCAGGAGTATCAAAAGTGAAATACACCACAACAAAGGCAATCAGTGCACATAAGCCCACATCAATCGCCAGTGCTACCAAACGACGTCCAACGGTAACATACTGGGCACGACTGTATTGATCTTCATCCATTTTATCACGTGTTGGAAAGAGCGCTACGATAATTGGTGTAATTAGATACCCGATTACACCACCCAAGGTGTTTAAAAACAAGTCATCCACATCAAAGAGTCGATAGGGTCTTGGATAAAAACCAAAGAGGGCAGATAATTGAATCAACTCAAAGCACAATGAGAGTGCAAAGGTTAAGATCATGGTCACAAAAAAGTTTTGCTTAAAATAGTAATTCAGATATACGCCAAAGGGTACTGTTAATAATACATTAAAGAATACTTGTTGGAATTCTTTTGTTTGAATAAATGTAATCCATGCATCAAACCCTTGTGTTCTGAGTCCTTGATTTCTAAACTCATTTAAGAAGTTAAAAAAATCAAGTTGCATTTC
This DNA window, taken from Erysipelothrix larvae, encodes the following:
- a CDS encoding PHP domain-containing protein yields the protein MDSFKKCDLHMHSSSCYSRGYDKTSFINKLKNEPLLDVISITDHNVVDVSLYKELKKEIPELYLIGGVELNIAIDEEIVNKHSLYVQNNYFHGIVWFSYADIDIFWVQLKKLLESKNIEVDEADIKTTSKRTEGIYFELSSIQNIFKNIDYYLVFHECKSDRNLSDYLPNTKDGEAYDPNIKYKHNLFYYNNKYAIEGGKKTRVISNYFENQLNTLLARFFFSDAIELKDIGTKFSWINFDGEFESLVLPLSDPESRIFTSYDKSVNPQSNRENYLEEIKITMKNSKDKTSKETILTFSPSLNGIIGSRGSGKSLLGSVLGNKNVDNYNNYVDHSSTLYKVKGKKYQNNSPKSKYLSQNSLLNIYNDGDVKEIDFIKELCSQMEDDISKQTASFIAKSKKMLLKEKNLIDTMDISKIFNLDDISFLEKSVNDEFMIPTLKRDDFEDNKERIRKFSENNVTLISNLMSTLINVKKIEHPKIKYVEMNEFDDIVDDFKATFADMATQLIDYVEETNTKISELSLENIHVREKLIEELISKIEFGNKKSDSEAQDFVTSRSNAINQLNKITSFRTFIQESYDYIENLTEELKNEKSSGEITVNTTDKLIISTSIEDSNSYCDTISTQLKIQNSEKYNEYMVKILLSYNEIDKLRAHFNGNKYKPTSLKSSSQYLNKYFSNVEQSINSVNEFIFKLYFNGKELNNYSPGKKSEILLDIFLDKAILSQEYLYIILDQPEDNMDTKTITDKLINRIRQLKLDIQLFVISHSAAVIINGDSDNLIFASENDNTLSYSSGRIIDASMKKSIVDTLDGGEKNLKMRLTKYDFKLKETVND
- a CDS encoding diacylglycerol/lipid kinase family protein, with product MVNKNLLVIFNPVSGKNSGDLDLIQSTLDDANKTYDLLKTKNEKSVEKYLKNHRDTYDVILVAGGDGTISQTIDAMIHYDIKASMCIYPKGSTNEFALALGITKDSLHNLANNTQEPLKIDIGAYNDNHSFIYSMTFGNFTHITYKTPQQLKNIFGHIAYWLYGIFTFYFLKIRTYDMKVTCDDEVYEGQFVFGGISNSNSLGTVIQLPEVSFNDGEFELMLIRKPKKHKDFRNLLLSLVMKQYDNELFIQTKGKDIRFESKREYSWNKDGEFAGRLNSLHVCVRKDYLTLYR
- a CDS encoding LTA synthase family protein, which codes for MHKFSKGIKIGLWILVACLFATPVFLQDQFGQMDFEQILFVMLSEGDGANIDIVFDFLIFALPYLSFFVVVAYLFSVVRQYNYEFHVRLFKKQFNPTITFQRSFKNTVFSGVCIVLSLALFINGKLDISGFVIERMNPGSLYETYYVDPNTVEITFPQEKQNLIYIVLESMNNNFTDINIDGSTVNLIPNLEQLSLDNLNFSNSETLGGHVQARGLSWTVASLVGQTSGVPLQIPIGNNQYGKNGVFLPGITTLGEILEDNGYSNYFLMGSDGNFGGRQTYFETHGNYTIYDTKYLKEIGFIPEDYHVFWGMEDSKLFEFAKKQLLEISANDEPFNFSMLTVDSHYTDGYTDGSCPASYNTDYANAYECSDLQVIEFINWIQAQDFYENTTVIIVGDHNTMNNNFLMQSVNSEYTLYNTFMNINTAVDERATVNRDFMATDLFPTTLAALGAEIEGDKLGLGTNLFSNQKTLLETLGYDTLDAELALKSIYYENNFLRK
- a CDS encoding VanZ family protein; the protein is MTWDFNFAIKTSIFVFPFLALLLTIPFLVYQYLKYGAAHWWRSITIYSMVFYLMTALFTVVLPLPTRASVAQMTGPEMQLDFFNFLNEFRNQGLRTQGFDAWITFIQTKEFQQVFFNVLLTVPFGVYLNYYFKQNFFVTMILTFALSLCFELIQLSALFGFYPRPYRLFDVDDLFLNTLGGVIGYLITPIIVALFPTRDKMDEDQYSRAQYVTVGRRLVALAIDVGLCALIAFVVVYFTFDTPEFMKYMTQPKELIKLFIQRPILFGIPMGIGVLYFTWMPWITNGFTLGKRLVRIRLTSLKEDHLKFWRLCVRYVFIASIIFIMYGCAAQLIAIRHITTDNLEGIMTAMIILLFLGFALLIDYIYALANKKPIFYERVSTIVNQAI